From a region of the Zingiber officinale cultivar Zhangliang chromosome 10B, Zo_v1.1, whole genome shotgun sequence genome:
- the LOC122030437 gene encoding oleosin 18 kDa-like codes for MPPRVVPSSTRVILFPFRHVYKADRSFQSGRLSVIASRELMGDRYPIDVVRGKLQDNGPTASQVVTVAAMFPLGGLLLTLSGLALAGSVVGLVVLAPLFLLFSPVLVPAALVLALAVTGFLASGALGCTGVSSLAYTMRQARAALQQGPKQVDYAKRRVAETAGHLGQKTREAGHAV; via the coding sequence ATGCCACCACGCGTCGTCCCTTCCTCGACACGTGTCATCCTCTTCCCCTTCCGGCATGTCTATAAAGCCGACCGTTCGTTTCAGTCCGGCCGCCTCAGCGTCATCGCAAGCAGAGAGCTCATGGGCGACCGCTACCCGATCGACGTAGTGAGGGGGAAGCTGCAGGATAACGGTCCGACGGCGTCGCAGGTGGTGACGGTGGCCGCGATGTTCCCCCTCGGCGGTCTCCTGCTCACGCTGTCGGGTCTCGCCCTCGCCGGCTCCGTCGTGGGGCTCGTCGTGCTCGCGCCGCTGTTCTTGCTCTTCAGCCCCGTGCTGGTTCCGGCGGCGCTGGTGTTGGCGCTGGCGGTGACGGGGTTCCTGGCGTCAGGGGCGCTGGGATGCACCGGGGTGTCGTCGCTGGCCTACACGATGAGGCAGGCGCGCGCGGCCCTGCAGCAGGGGCCGAAGCAGGTAGACTACGCGAAGCGTAGGGTGGCGGAGACGGCGGGACACCTGGGGCAGAAGACGAGGGAAGCGGGGCACGCGGTGTAG
- the LOC122030325 gene encoding U-box domain-containing protein 4-like has product MVSLTDSQCTRTQRYHHGRSMRTVRSYLFHRRPSPPPALPSSAVSENLTDSIVDFKLRELAAAGVGPSHSANPAADPEEFLELSREFSDCSSFDSDISGELQRLVSFARSEVPQSVAASDIEGFEGSGLGSSSEILEYASVEGVEPVVRACVECLGSASVEAKREAAARIRLLAKHRSDFRTLIGASGAIPALVPLLRSMDPTAQENAATALLNLSLEEANKGRIAAAGAIKPLVYALRTGTASAKQNAACALLNLSMIEENRATIGACGAIPPLVALLVSGSSRGKKDALTTLYKLCSTRRNKERGVSAGAVAPLVGMISEPGGGTAEKAMVVLGSLAAIPEGREAIVEAGGIPALVEAIEAGPARGKEFAVHALVLLCADSTQNRSLLVREGAIPPLVALSQCGSARAKLKAETLLCYLREQRQDMAR; this is encoded by the exons ATGGTCTCGCTCACCGACTCCCAGTGTACCAGGACTCAGCGCTACCATCATGGCCGGTCCATGCGGACCGTCCGCTCCTACCTCTTCCACCGCCGCCCGTCCCCCCCGCCCGCGCTCCCCTCCTCCGCTGTCTCCGAGAACCTAACTGACTCAATCGTCGATTTCAAGCTACGGGAGCTCGCCGCCGCCGGAGTGGGTCCTTCCCACTCTGCTAATCCCGCCGCAGATCCCGAAGAGTTTCTCGAACTCTCCAGGGAGTTCTCCGACTGCTCCAGCTTTGACTCCGACATATCCGGCGAGCTCCAGAGGCTTGTCTCCTTTGCTAGATCTGAGGTGCCACAGAGCGTTGCGGCGTCTGACATCGAGGGGTTCGAGGGATCCGGGCTCGGCTCGTCGTCGGAGATCCTGGAGTACGCGTCGGTGGAAGGCGTCGAACCGGTGGTGCGCGCCTGCGTGGAGTGCTTGGGGTCGGCGTCGGTGGAAGCGAAGCGGGAGGCTGCCGCGAGGATCCGGCTCTTGGCGAAGCACCGGTCAGACTTCCGGACGCTGATCGGGGCGTCAGGGGCGATCCCGGCCTTGGTACCGCTGCTGCGCAGCATGGACCCTACCGCGCAAGAGAACGCGGCGACGGCGTTGCTAAACCTTTCGTTGGAGGAGGCCAACAAAGGGCGGATAGCGGCGGCTGGCGCGATCAAGCCGCTGGTGTACGCGCTGCGTACGGGGACGGCCTCCGCGAAACAGAACGCTGCATGCGCGCTGCTGAACCTTTCGATGATCGAGGAGAACCGGGCCACGATAGGCGCATGCGGGGCGATCCCCCCGTTGGTGGCGCTGCTCGTGAGTGGATCGAGTCGGGGGAAGAAGGACGCCCTCACCACGCTCTACAAGCTATGCTCCACTCGTCGGAACAAGGAGCGAGGGGTCAGCGCGGGCGCGGTGGCGCCTCTGGTGGGCATGATCAGCGAACCCGGAGGCGGCACGGCTGAGAAGGCAATGGTGGTGCTGGGAAGCCTGGCTGCTATCCCAGAGGGGCGAGAGGCGATAGTGGAGGCCGGCGGCATCCCGGCGCTGGTGGAGGCGATCGAAGCCGGGCCAGCAAGGGGGAAGGAATTCGCAGTGCACGCCCTGGTCTTGCTCTGCGCCGACAGCACCCAGAACCGCAGTCTCCTAGTCAGGGAAGGAGCCATCCCGCCGCTCGTAGCCCTTTCGCAGTGCGGATCCGCCCGGGCCAAGCTCAAG GCAGAGACGCTTCTCTGCTACTTGCGCGAGCAGCGGCAGGACATGGCGAGGTAA
- the LOC122030436 gene encoding 1-acyl-sn-glycerol-3-phosphate acyltransferase PLS1-like isoform X1: MAVPVALVVLPLGLLFLLSGLIVNLVQATFFVTVRPFSKSMYRRINRVVAELLWIELIWLVDWWAGVKVELYADSKTFKLMGVFMVNFTGKEHALVICNHRSDIDWLVGWILAQRSGCLGSALAVMKKSSKFLPVIGWSMWFTEYLFLERSWAKDENTLKCGLERLKDFPRPFWLALFVEGTRFTPEKLLAAQEYAASQDLPIPRNVLIPRTKGFVSAVKIMRPFVPAVYDVTVAIPSDQPSPTMLRILKGQSSVVHVHVKRHQLADLPGTDEGVSQWCKDIFVAKDAFLDKYKSEDSFGVEQMKIGRPVKSLLVVSFWICLLSYAAFRFFKWTELLSTWKGVALTATGLLLVTVVMHIFVRFSQSERSASAKAARNRAKKD, translated from the exons ATGGCGGTCCCGGTGGCGTTGGTGGTGCTTCCCCTcggcctcctcttcctcctttccGGCTTGATAGTGAATCTCGTTCAG gcTACATTTTTTGTTACAGTGCGACCATTTTCAAAGAGTATGTATAGGAGAATTAACCGAGTGGTGGCTGAATTGCTGTGGATCGAGCTTATCTGGCTGGTTGATTGGTGGGCTGGTGTCAAG GTTGAACTATATGCAGATTCCAAAACTTTCAAATTAATGG GTGTTTTCATGGTGAATTTTACAGGCAAAGAGCATGCACTTGTCATATGCAATCATAGAAGTGATATTGATTGGCTTGTTGGGTGGATTCTAGCACAg CGTTCAGGCTGCCTTGGCAGTGCATTAGCAGTCATGAAGAAGTCATCAAAGTTCCTTCCA GTCATTGGATGGTCAATGTGGTTTACCGAATACCTCTTTCTGGAAAGAAGCTGGGCCAAGGATGAGAACACACTAAAG TGTGGCTTAGAACGATTGAAAGACTTTCCAAGACCATTTTGGTTGGCTTTGTTTGTTGAGGGGACTCGCTTTACTCCAGAAAAACTATTAGCAGCACAAGAATATGCAGCTTCACAGGATCTGCCTATCCCTAGAAATGTTCTCATTCCTAGAACTAAG GGTTTTGTTTCAGCAGTAAAGATCATGCGACCTTTTGTACCTGCTGTATATGATGTAACGGTGGCTATTCCTTCTGATCAACCTTCACCAACGATGCTTAGAATTCTGAAAGGGCAATCATCAGTG GTACATGTGCATGTGAAGCGGCATCAATTAGCTGATCTTCCTGGAACTGATGAGGGAGTGTCACAGTGGTGTAAAGACATATTTGTAGCTAAG GATGCTTTCCTGGACAAATACAAATCAGAGGACAGCTTTGGGGTTGAACAAATGAAAATTGGTCGTCCTGTAAAATCATTGCTG GTGGTGTCATTTTGGATCTGCCTTCTGTCATATGCTGCTTTCAGATTCTTCAAATGGACCGAGTTACTGTCAACATGGAAAGGAGTCGCACTCACTGCGACTGGTCTTTTACTGGTTACAGTAGTCATGCACATTTTTGTTAGGTTCTCCCAGTCTGAGCGTTCGGCCTCAGCCAAAGCTGCCCGGAACAGAGCTAAGAAGGACTAG
- the LOC122030436 gene encoding 1-acyl-sn-glycerol-3-phosphate acyltransferase PLS1-like isoform X2: protein MAVPVALVVLPLGLLFLLSGLIVNLVQATFFVTVRPFSKSMYRRINRVVAELLWIELIWLVDWWAGVKVELYADSKTFKLMGKEHALVICNHRSDIDWLVGWILAQRSGCLGSALAVMKKSSKFLPVIGWSMWFTEYLFLERSWAKDENTLKCGLERLKDFPRPFWLALFVEGTRFTPEKLLAAQEYAASQDLPIPRNVLIPRTKGFVSAVKIMRPFVPAVYDVTVAIPSDQPSPTMLRILKGQSSVVHVHVKRHQLADLPGTDEGVSQWCKDIFVAKDAFLDKYKSEDSFGVEQMKIGRPVKSLLVVSFWICLLSYAAFRFFKWTELLSTWKGVALTATGLLLVTVVMHIFVRFSQSERSASAKAARNRAKKD, encoded by the exons ATGGCGGTCCCGGTGGCGTTGGTGGTGCTTCCCCTcggcctcctcttcctcctttccGGCTTGATAGTGAATCTCGTTCAG gcTACATTTTTTGTTACAGTGCGACCATTTTCAAAGAGTATGTATAGGAGAATTAACCGAGTGGTGGCTGAATTGCTGTGGATCGAGCTTATCTGGCTGGTTGATTGGTGGGCTGGTGTCAAG GTTGAACTATATGCAGATTCCAAAACTTTCAAATTAATGG GCAAAGAGCATGCACTTGTCATATGCAATCATAGAAGTGATATTGATTGGCTTGTTGGGTGGATTCTAGCACAg CGTTCAGGCTGCCTTGGCAGTGCATTAGCAGTCATGAAGAAGTCATCAAAGTTCCTTCCA GTCATTGGATGGTCAATGTGGTTTACCGAATACCTCTTTCTGGAAAGAAGCTGGGCCAAGGATGAGAACACACTAAAG TGTGGCTTAGAACGATTGAAAGACTTTCCAAGACCATTTTGGTTGGCTTTGTTTGTTGAGGGGACTCGCTTTACTCCAGAAAAACTATTAGCAGCACAAGAATATGCAGCTTCACAGGATCTGCCTATCCCTAGAAATGTTCTCATTCCTAGAACTAAG GGTTTTGTTTCAGCAGTAAAGATCATGCGACCTTTTGTACCTGCTGTATATGATGTAACGGTGGCTATTCCTTCTGATCAACCTTCACCAACGATGCTTAGAATTCTGAAAGGGCAATCATCAGTG GTACATGTGCATGTGAAGCGGCATCAATTAGCTGATCTTCCTGGAACTGATGAGGGAGTGTCACAGTGGTGTAAAGACATATTTGTAGCTAAG GATGCTTTCCTGGACAAATACAAATCAGAGGACAGCTTTGGGGTTGAACAAATGAAAATTGGTCGTCCTGTAAAATCATTGCTG GTGGTGTCATTTTGGATCTGCCTTCTGTCATATGCTGCTTTCAGATTCTTCAAATGGACCGAGTTACTGTCAACATGGAAAGGAGTCGCACTCACTGCGACTGGTCTTTTACTGGTTACAGTAGTCATGCACATTTTTGTTAGGTTCTCCCAGTCTGAGCGTTCGGCCTCAGCCAAAGCTGCCCGGAACAGAGCTAAGAAGGACTAG